In one Diprion similis isolate iyDipSimi1 chromosome 6, iyDipSimi1.1, whole genome shotgun sequence genomic region, the following are encoded:
- the LOC124406859 gene encoding ADP-ribose pyrophosphatase, mitochondrial → MYTYNSRLFICFAHLIFSLVSQLSSADECQLNKRIGFEACDQMREKVLKMIHQNCRQGVYPRSSVNRFEVPEDKVPWSKEFPDYNPASYSAPTIQGQPWADPDISDAQFTPKWNDMDGNVNRKSHTGEYTISDKGFPLNPVGRTGIIGRGLLGRWGPNHAADPIVTRWKRNGTGAVEISRVTENPILQFIAVQRRDSGDWALPGGMVDPGEVVTSTLKREFMEEAMNSLEKDEAQVEELKESVEEFFKKGDEVYKGYVDDPRNTDNAWIETVALNFHDENGSIAGKLELSAGDDAANVCWTDVNKEIELYASHRDFIKRTAQMHNAHW, encoded by the exons atgtacACATACAATTCGAGGCTGTTTATCTGCTTTGCCCACCTTATATTCAGTTTAGTGTCACAGTTGTCATCGGCAGACGAGTGTCAGCTGAATAAACGCATAGGGTTCGAGGCGTGCGATCAGATGCGTGAAAAGGTATTAAAAATGATCCACCAAAATTGTCGTCAGGGTGTCTACCCGCGCTCAAGCGTAAACAGGTTTGAAGTACCGGAGGACAAAGTGCCCTGGTCCAAAGAATTTCCCGATTACAATCCTGCGTCGTACTCAGCGCCCACAATCCAGGGACAACCGTGGGCAGATCCAGACATTAGCGATGCTCAATTCACACCAAAGTGGAATGACATGGACG GCAACGTCAACCGCAAAAGCCACACCGGTGAGTATACAATCAGTGATAAAGGATTTCCACTGAATCCGGTGGGCCGCACAGGGATCATCGGCAGAGGTCTGCTGGGCCGCTGGGGACCGAACCACGCAGCAGACCCAATAGTTACACGTTGGAAAAGGAACGGAACAGGTGCAGTTGAGATAAGCAGAGTAACAGAGAATCCGATCCTTCAGTTTATTGCTGTGCAGAGGAGAGACTCTGGGGACTGGGCTCTTCCAGGGGGGATGGTGGATCCTGGGGAAGTTGTAACTTCTACACTTAAAAGGGAATTCATGGAAGAGGCTATGAACTCGTTGGAGAAGGATGAGGCACAGGTTGAGGAACTGAAAGAATCAGTGGAAGAATTCTTCAAGAAAGGAGATGAAGTGTATAAAGGATATGTTGACGACCCGAGAAATACTGACAATGCATGGATTGAAACGGTAGCTTTAAACTTCCACGACGAAAATGGAAGCATTGCTGGCAAGCTGGAGTTAAGCGCTGGAGATGACGCTGCTAATGTTTGCTGGACTGACGTTAATAAGGAAATCGAATTGTACGCTAGTCACAGAGATTTCATTAAACGAACCGCACAAATGCACAATGCACATTggtag